A DNA window from Hypomesus transpacificus isolate Combined female chromosome 24, fHypTra1, whole genome shotgun sequence contains the following coding sequences:
- the trim36 gene encoding E3 ubiquitin-protein ligase TRIM36 isoform X4 yields the protein MRRASHNSPFATGDGTRRGSISSPGWRRGSVTPRVTTFPCPGCQHDIDLGERGISMLFRNFTLESIVERYRQAARAATAIVCNMCKPPAQQEATKSCMDCKASYCNECFKLHHPWGTPKAQHEYVGPTTNFRPKVLMCPEHEMEKVNMYCEVCRRPVCHLCKLGGSHASHKVTSMSSAYKILKEKLAKSIHYLISKEEQVRTQITDLEVLIHRTEDNGQLAERQASEHFERLFEALQERRTDMLRSIEQSRSRRLGQLRGQVEEYQGMLENSGLVGYAQEVLKETDQSCFVQTAKQLHVRIQKACESLRTFQPAAEPSFDEFVLDTSREESLLKEMCFGGVPDPPMIDLSQSRVYNEATVCWRLPDDALPTDHQVVEYRRRGAEEEGGEASGRWSSTERVYGTSTVVSDLEPDSVYSFRVRTYRNSLHSPYCPEVSFHTPPAPVFGFLFNDKCGFSPERLVLSRRRDSVESVAGVAFLLAAERVQTGSYVCLDYIIGDTGISQGRHYWAFRVEPTSYLVKVGVASDSKLLEWFHNPRDTSSPRYDHDSGHDSGSEDTCYDLTQPFTLLTVGMGKIFIPKASLAAPPNPTSTPPTGVAGDHGGRALPMPQRIGIGLDYDAGRVSFYDGDTMRCLYERQVDCSGTMYPAFGLMGSGRIHLEDFVTAKRLVYM from the exons GTTCCATCTCCTCCCCAGGGTGGAGGCGGGGCTCCGTGACCCCCAGGGTCACGACCTTCCCTTGCCCGGGCTGCCAGCACGACATCGACCTGGGTGAGCGCGGCATCAGCATGCTGTTCCGGAACTTCACCCTGGAGAGCATCGTGGAGCGCTACAGGCAGGCGGCCCGAGCCGCCACGGCCATCGTCTGCAACATGTGCAAGCCCCCCGCTCAGCAGGAGGCGACTAAGAGCTGCATGGACTGCAAGGCCAGCTACTGCAACGAGTGCTTCAAGCTGCACCACCCCTGGGGCACGCCCAAGGCCCAGCACGAGTACGTGGGGCCCACCACCAACTTCAGACCCAAG GTGCTGATGTGTCCAGAGCAcgagatggagaaggtgaacATGTACTGTGAGGTGTGCCGGCGTCCTGTGTGCCACCTGTGCAAGCTGGGAGGGTCACACGCCAGCCACAAGGTCACGTCCATGAGCAGTGCTTACAAGATACTCAAG GAGAAGCTGGCCAAGAGTATCCATTACCTCATCAGCAAGGAGGAGCAGGTCAGGACTCAGATTACAGACCTGGAGGTGCTGATCCACCGCACAGAG gacAACGGTCAGCTGGCTGAGAGGCAGGCCAGCGAGCACTTTGAGCGTCTGTTTGAGGCTCTGCAGGAGCGCAGGACTGACATGCTGCGCAGCATCGAGCAGTCCCGCTCCCGTCGTCTGGGCCAGCTCCGGGGCCAGGTGGAGGAGTACCAGGGCATGCTGGAGAACAGCGGCCTGGTGGGCTACGCCCAGGAGGTCCTGAAGGAGACCGACCAGTCCTGCTTTGTTCAGACGGCCAAGCAGCTACACGTCAG GATCCAGAAAGCCTGCGAGTCCCTGAGGACCTTTCAGCCCGCGGCCGAGCCGTCCTTCGATGAGTTTGTCCTGGACACGTCCAGGGAGGAGTCCCTGCTGAAGGAGATGTGCTtcggaggag tcccTGACCCCCCGATGATCGACCTGTCTCAGAGCCGCGTGTACAACGAGGCCACGGTGTGCTGGCGTCTCCCTGACGACGCCCTGCCCACCGACCACCAGGTGGTGGAGTACCGGCGGCGCggcgcggaggaggaggggggggaggccagCGGGCGCTGGAGCAGCACGGAGCGGGTGTATGGGACCAGCACCGTGGTGTCGGACCTGGAGCCCGACAGTGTGTACTCCTTCAGGGTCCGCACCTACAGGAACTCCCTCCACAGCCCCTACTGCCCCGAGGTCTCCTTCCACACGCCCCCTGCTCCTG TGTTTGGCTTCCTGTTCAACGACAAGTGTGGCTTCAGCCCAGAGCGTCTGGTgttgagcaggaggagggactCTGTGGAGAGTGTGGCGGGCGTGGCCTTCCTGCTAGCCGCGGAGCGCGTGCAGACGGGCAGCTACGTGTGCCTGGACTACATCATCGGGGACACGGGCATCTCTCAGGGACGCCACTACTGGGCCTTCCGCGTGGAGCCCACCTCCTACCTGGTCAAGGTGGGCGTGGCCTCCGACTCCAAGCTGCTGGAATGGTTCCACAACCCCCGGGACACAAGCAGCCccag gtacGACCACGACAGCGGTCACGACAGTGGCAGCGAGGACACCTGCTACGACCTCACCCAGCCGTTCACCCTCCTCACGGTGGGCATGGGCAAGATCTTCATACCCAAGGCCTCCCTCGccgccccccccaaccccacctccacccctcccaccGGCGTCGCCGGCGACCACGGCGGCCGGGCCCTCCCCATGCCACAGCGCATCGGCATCGGCCTGGACTACGATGCCGGGCGCGTGTCCTTCTACGATGGCGACACCATGAGGTGTCTGTACGAGCGGCAGGTGGATTGTTCTGGAACCATGTACCCGGCCTTCGGACTCATGGGTAGTGGGAGAATCCACCTGGAGGACTTTGTCACCGCCAAGCGATTGGTCTACATGTGA
- the trim36 gene encoding E3 ubiquitin-protein ligase TRIM36 isoform X3, giving the protein MFLIDEPIGCVQLLVHCSHWKCVFIILSLSTSLCVTCRCVRHLSLLPATLRRSFGARGRRGYHVMNNCGSSISSPGWRRGSVTPRVTTFPCPGCQHDIDLGERGISMLFRNFTLESIVERYRQAARAATAIVCNMCKPPAQQEATKSCMDCKASYCNECFKLHHPWGTPKAQHEYVGPTTNFRPKVLMCPEHEMEKVNMYCEVCRRPVCHLCKLGGSHASHKVTSMSSAYKILKEKLAKSIHYLISKEEQVRTQITDLEVLIHRTEDNGQLAERQASEHFERLFEALQERRTDMLRSIEQSRSRRLGQLRGQVEEYQGMLENSGLVGYAQEVLKETDQSCFVQTAKQLHVRIQKACESLRTFQPAAEPSFDEFVLDTSREESLLKEMCFGGVPDPPMIDLSQSRVYNEATVCWRLPDDALPTDHQVVEYRRRGAEEEGGEASGRWSSTERVYGTSTVVSDLEPDSVYSFRVRTYRNSLHSPYCPEVSFHTPPAPVFGFLFNDKCGFSPERLVLSRRRDSVESVAGVAFLLAAERVQTGSYVCLDYIIGDTGISQGRHYWAFRVEPTSYLVKVGVASDSKLLEWFHNPRDTSSPRYDHDSGHDSGSEDTCYDLTQPFTLLTVGMGKIFIPKASLAAPPNPTSTPPTGVAGDHGGRALPMPQRIGIGLDYDAGRVSFYDGDTMRCLYERQVDCSGTMYPAFGLMGSGRIHLEDFVTAKRLVYM; this is encoded by the exons GTTCCATCTCCTCCCCAGGGTGGAGGCGGGGCTCCGTGACCCCCAGGGTCACGACCTTCCCTTGCCCGGGCTGCCAGCACGACATCGACCTGGGTGAGCGCGGCATCAGCATGCTGTTCCGGAACTTCACCCTGGAGAGCATCGTGGAGCGCTACAGGCAGGCGGCCCGAGCCGCCACGGCCATCGTCTGCAACATGTGCAAGCCCCCCGCTCAGCAGGAGGCGACTAAGAGCTGCATGGACTGCAAGGCCAGCTACTGCAACGAGTGCTTCAAGCTGCACCACCCCTGGGGCACGCCCAAGGCCCAGCACGAGTACGTGGGGCCCACCACCAACTTCAGACCCAAG GTGCTGATGTGTCCAGAGCAcgagatggagaaggtgaacATGTACTGTGAGGTGTGCCGGCGTCCTGTGTGCCACCTGTGCAAGCTGGGAGGGTCACACGCCAGCCACAAGGTCACGTCCATGAGCAGTGCTTACAAGATACTCAAG GAGAAGCTGGCCAAGAGTATCCATTACCTCATCAGCAAGGAGGAGCAGGTCAGGACTCAGATTACAGACCTGGAGGTGCTGATCCACCGCACAGAG gacAACGGTCAGCTGGCTGAGAGGCAGGCCAGCGAGCACTTTGAGCGTCTGTTTGAGGCTCTGCAGGAGCGCAGGACTGACATGCTGCGCAGCATCGAGCAGTCCCGCTCCCGTCGTCTGGGCCAGCTCCGGGGCCAGGTGGAGGAGTACCAGGGCATGCTGGAGAACAGCGGCCTGGTGGGCTACGCCCAGGAGGTCCTGAAGGAGACCGACCAGTCCTGCTTTGTTCAGACGGCCAAGCAGCTACACGTCAG GATCCAGAAAGCCTGCGAGTCCCTGAGGACCTTTCAGCCCGCGGCCGAGCCGTCCTTCGATGAGTTTGTCCTGGACACGTCCAGGGAGGAGTCCCTGCTGAAGGAGATGTGCTtcggaggag tcccTGACCCCCCGATGATCGACCTGTCTCAGAGCCGCGTGTACAACGAGGCCACGGTGTGCTGGCGTCTCCCTGACGACGCCCTGCCCACCGACCACCAGGTGGTGGAGTACCGGCGGCGCggcgcggaggaggaggggggggaggccagCGGGCGCTGGAGCAGCACGGAGCGGGTGTATGGGACCAGCACCGTGGTGTCGGACCTGGAGCCCGACAGTGTGTACTCCTTCAGGGTCCGCACCTACAGGAACTCCCTCCACAGCCCCTACTGCCCCGAGGTCTCCTTCCACACGCCCCCTGCTCCTG TGTTTGGCTTCCTGTTCAACGACAAGTGTGGCTTCAGCCCAGAGCGTCTGGTgttgagcaggaggagggactCTGTGGAGAGTGTGGCGGGCGTGGCCTTCCTGCTAGCCGCGGAGCGCGTGCAGACGGGCAGCTACGTGTGCCTGGACTACATCATCGGGGACACGGGCATCTCTCAGGGACGCCACTACTGGGCCTTCCGCGTGGAGCCCACCTCCTACCTGGTCAAGGTGGGCGTGGCCTCCGACTCCAAGCTGCTGGAATGGTTCCACAACCCCCGGGACACAAGCAGCCccag gtacGACCACGACAGCGGTCACGACAGTGGCAGCGAGGACACCTGCTACGACCTCACCCAGCCGTTCACCCTCCTCACGGTGGGCATGGGCAAGATCTTCATACCCAAGGCCTCCCTCGccgccccccccaaccccacctccacccctcccaccGGCGTCGCCGGCGACCACGGCGGCCGGGCCCTCCCCATGCCACAGCGCATCGGCATCGGCCTGGACTACGATGCCGGGCGCGTGTCCTTCTACGATGGCGACACCATGAGGTGTCTGTACGAGCGGCAGGTGGATTGTTCTGGAACCATGTACCCGGCCTTCGGACTCATGGGTAGTGGGAGAATCCACCTGGAGGACTTTGTCACCGCCAAGCGATTGGTCTACATGTGA